From the Mycobacterium sp. DL592 genome, the window GACCTCCTCCTGCCGATGTGGCAGTTGGCTCGTCGGGCGCGGGCGGTCCCGGCGGTGGACCGCCGGGCTGAGGGGCGGGCAGCGGCTCGCGGTAGGGATAGCGGGAATCCCCGGGGACGCCGGTGATCGCGTCGGGCAGGTTGAGGTGGGGTTCGCCGCCCTGGCCGGTGCGCGGGAAGGGCACCGGCAGCGGTGGCGTTGCGTGCTGCCCGGTCTGCGGGTCGGTGCGCTGGGACGGCAATAGCACATTGGGATCCAGACCCAGGTCGGAGAAGGCTGCGTCGATGAACGGCTGGACGAACTGCCCCGGCAACAGGTTGGCGATGTAGGCCTTGAAGAAGGGGCCGGAGGCAACGCTTTCCCCGAGCGACATGGCGTACTGGTTGAGGTATTTGATCGCCTGTTGCAGGCCGGCTTTACGCGCGTCGACGATCGACAGGACGGAGTTCAGCTTGGTCAGCGTCGGGCGTAGTTCGGTCTTGTTGTCGTCGATGAATCCTTGTAGCTGCTGGGCCAGCGCCGACAGGTTCCCGGCGATCTGCTCCAACGAGCTGCTCTGCATTGCCAATTCGGCCAGCAGCTGATTGCTGTCGGCGACCAGCCTGGCGATCTGGTCGGCACGCTCGGAGAGCACGCCGGTGGCCTTGCTCGCGTCGTCGAGCAGGCTGCGCAAGGCGGCGTCGCGGGTGTTCAGTGATTCAGAGAAGCGCCCGACTCCGGCGACTGCCTGCTGAACAGCCGGGGGCGTGTCGCGAAACGTGTCGGCCAACGTCGTCAGCGCATCAGAGACCGACGTGGTGTCCAGTCCGCTGATGGTGGCCGACAGATCGCCGAGGGCATCTGGAAGTTGGTAGGGCGCCTTAGTCCGTTCCAGCGGGATGGGTTGTCTCAGTTCACCGGTGCCGCGTGGCGTGATCTGGAGAACCTTGGCTCCGAGCAGGCTCTTGGTTCGGATGTTGGCTTCGGTCTGTTCGCCGAGGCGGATGTCCTCGTCCACGTCGAAACTCACCAGAACGCGGGCGCCCTGCAGGTCGACGGAGGACACCTCACCGACGCGGTAGCCGGCCACCTGTACGGCCGCGCCAGGCCGCAGACCGCCTGCCTCAGCGAAGTACGCCTCGTAGCGCGTGGCGGAATTGACGAACGGCAGCTTGTCATATTCGAGAGCGAGTGCGGCGGCACCGGCGATCGAGAGGGCCCCCACGAGGCCGGTGACGAAGAGTCTGTGTTGGGTCGGGGGCCTCACTTGGGCGCACACCTCCCGGTGTCCTGACCGGCCATCTTCACATAGACCGGTTGTCCGCCTTTGCCGTTGACCTTCAACACGAGATCGCACAGATAGAAGGTGAAGAAGTCGCC encodes:
- a CDS encoding MCE family protein — encoded protein: MRPPTQHRLFVTGLVGALSIAGAAALALEYDKLPFVNSATRYEAYFAEAGGLRPGAAVQVAGYRVGEVSSVDLQGARVLVSFDVDEDIRLGEQTEANIRTKSLLGAKVLQITPRGTGELRQPIPLERTKAPYQLPDALGDLSATISGLDTTSVSDALTTLADTFRDTPPAVQQAVAGVGRFSESLNTRDAALRSLLDDASKATGVLSERADQIARLVADSNQLLAELAMQSSSLEQIAGNLSALAQQLQGFIDDNKTELRPTLTKLNSVLSIVDARKAGLQQAIKYLNQYAMSLGESVASGPFFKAYIANLLPGQFVQPFIDAAFSDLGLDPNVLLPSQRTDPQTGQHATPPLPVPFPRTGQGGEPHLNLPDAITGVPGDSRYPYREPLPAPQPGGPPPGPPAPDEPTATSAGGGQ